Proteins from one Pelorhabdus rhamnosifermentans genomic window:
- a CDS encoding amidohydrolase family protein, giving the protein MKLYKPTFLLQQDNFVANQGVLVEEGRIAEISELEKLLTRHPDVQVVDWTGLAMVPGTINSHNHSFQSLLRGLVIDRPFLEWRDKALYHYSPLLDVQDIYIGALFAFGEMLRYGVTTVCDFFYLHNQGLESDEAIIKAAQDVGIRLVLARTLYDWDGAPKGYQESIDQAVANTKQLAIKYHSNPMVKIIPAPHSLHAASIEMIQAGHRLARELGTKFHIHVAEEPFEGEETLRIHGLRPVELLHKIGVLDESMVAIHAVWLNDSDTQLMGDHQVKLAYCPSSNMFLADGVTRIIDLMKAGVVIGLGTDGACSNNRISIFEEMRMTALLQKASQHNAMALSANQVYAMGTANSEALLGIPVGRIEPGYYADFVGIDTKDLSVQPIYSMNEQLLPNMVYSMQPNAISRVVVGGNEQVQAGQIESISEDKIYNQLQTLIAKLNACK; this is encoded by the coding sequence ATGAAGCTCTATAAACCAACTTTTTTATTACAGCAAGATAATTTTGTAGCGAATCAAGGCGTACTGGTAGAAGAGGGACGCATTGCGGAAATTAGCGAACTAGAGAAACTTTTAACTCGGCATCCTGATGTCCAAGTGGTTGATTGGACGGGCCTTGCGATGGTACCCGGAACCATTAATTCGCATAATCATTCTTTTCAAAGTCTGCTTCGCGGGCTTGTCATAGACCGCCCCTTTTTAGAGTGGCGTGACAAGGCCTTGTATCATTACTCGCCGTTACTTGATGTGCAAGATATTTATATAGGCGCGCTATTTGCCTTTGGTGAAATGCTGCGTTATGGTGTCACCACGGTTTGTGATTTCTTTTATCTTCACAACCAAGGCCTTGAAAGTGACGAAGCGATTATTAAGGCTGCCCAAGATGTGGGCATTCGGTTAGTCTTGGCTCGGACGCTGTATGACTGGGATGGTGCTCCCAAGGGATATCAGGAAAGTATTGATCAAGCAGTGGCAAATACGAAACAACTGGCAATCAAATATCATTCCAATCCCATGGTGAAAATCATTCCGGCACCCCATAGTTTGCATGCCGCATCCATAGAGATGATACAAGCGGGGCATAGATTAGCACGGGAGCTAGGTACAAAATTTCATATCCATGTGGCTGAAGAGCCGTTTGAAGGGGAAGAAACACTGCGCATTCATGGTTTAAGACCCGTCGAACTATTACATAAAATCGGTGTGCTTGATGAAAGTATGGTAGCCATTCATGCCGTATGGCTGAATGACAGCGATACTCAGCTGATGGGCGATCATCAAGTGAAGCTGGCTTATTGCCCGTCTAGTAATATGTTTTTGGCTGACGGGGTGACCCGCATTATTGATCTGATGAAGGCGGGCGTCGTTATTGGACTTGGCACAGATGGCGCATGTAGCAATAATCGCATCAGCATTTTTGAAGAAATGCGCATGACGGCGTTACTTCAGAAAGCATCGCAACATAATGCTATGGCCTTATCGGCCAACCAGGTTTATGCAATGGGAACTGCGAATAGCGAAGCACTTTTGGGTATCCCCGTAGGAAGGATCGAACCGGGATATTATGCGGATTTTGTAGGTATTGATACAAAAGACTTATCGGTTCAGCCGATCTATTCAATGAATGAACAACTTTTACCGAATATGGTTTATTCCATGCAGCCTAATGCCATATCCCGAGTCGTTGTTGGTGGAAACGAACAAGTTCAGGCTGGCCAAATCGAGAGTATATCTGAAGATAAAATTTACAATCAATTACAAACTTTAATTGCCAAACTGAATGCTTGCAAGTAA
- a CDS encoding HutD/Ves family protein, translated as MPYSIEVVRSTEQYTTNWSGGTTTQIAIYPRQADYGQRTFIWRLSSAKVELEHSTFTSLPGISRILMVLDGQIRLVHVGHHHAELKSFEQDSFSGDWCTQSFGKVRDFNLMMASNCKGRLTALTVEAKVSIQSFGDIYSERHQHASVFYCVDSNIQCVFNEKYIYKLQAGDALILHSEQSSDKLNLKLSNGQSELAHVIQVDLQY; from the coding sequence GTGCCTTATTCAATCGAAGTGGTAAGAAGTACCGAACAATATACAACAAATTGGTCCGGCGGGACGACGACTCAAATTGCCATTTATCCTCGCCAGGCTGACTATGGTCAACGTACGTTTATCTGGCGGCTGAGCTCGGCTAAAGTGGAACTGGAACATTCCACTTTTACTTCTCTCCCTGGAATTTCGCGCATACTTATGGTGCTTGATGGACAAATCAGGCTAGTTCATGTTGGACATCATCATGCTGAGTTAAAGTCTTTTGAACAAGATTCATTTTCGGGTGATTGGTGCACACAGAGCTTCGGAAAGGTGCGCGATTTTAATTTGATGATGGCATCAAATTGTAAAGGCCGATTAACTGCTCTTACTGTCGAAGCAAAAGTAAGTATTCAAAGCTTTGGTGACATTTACAGTGAAAGGCATCAACATGCCTCAGTATTTTATTGTGTTGATAGCAATATCCAGTGTGTTTTTAACGAAAAATATATCTATAAATTGCAAGCGGGAGATGCGCTGATTCTACATAGTGAACAGTCCAGTGATAAGTTAAACTTGAAACTAAGTAATGGTCAAAGTGAACTAGCCCATGTTATTCAAGTTGACCTGCAATATTAA
- the ftcD gene encoding glutamate formimidoyltransferase, translated as MRKLVECVPNFSEGRCSEIIDSIVNEVKKVEGVKLLDVQSDGSHNRTVVTFVGEPTAVKQAAFASCAKATELIDMEQHHGEHPRIGATDVIPFIPVRGVSLDECVELANELGQEIGAKLDIPVYMYEAAAKRSDRKNLPDVRKGQYEGLKKAISEPERKPDYGPAKMHPKAGATVVGARQFLIAYNINLSTSDVQIAKKIANNIREVKGGFKYCRAMGIRIEDRNIVQVTINMINYEGTPLHRVFETVKNEAARYGVNIIGSEIVGLVPLQALIDTADYYLRLEGFNRKQVMEENI; from the coding sequence ATGAGAAAATTAGTAGAATGTGTACCTAACTTTAGTGAAGGTCGCTGCAGCGAAATCATCGATTCCATCGTGAATGAGGTAAAAAAGGTAGAAGGTGTGAAGCTGCTTGATGTGCAATCCGATGGTAGTCACAATCGGACGGTAGTGACGTTTGTCGGCGAACCGACAGCGGTGAAGCAGGCAGCGTTTGCCTCTTGTGCCAAAGCTACGGAATTGATCGATATGGAACAGCATCATGGGGAGCATCCACGAATTGGGGCCACTGATGTGATTCCGTTTATTCCTGTACGGGGAGTAAGTCTGGATGAGTGTGTGGAACTTGCTAATGAATTGGGTCAGGAAATTGGGGCAAAACTGGATATTCCAGTCTACATGTATGAAGCAGCCGCGAAAAGGAGTGACCGGAAAAATTTGCCGGATGTTCGCAAAGGCCAGTATGAAGGCTTGAAGAAAGCGATTAGTGAACCGGAAAGAAAGCCGGATTATGGTCCGGCAAAAATGCATCCTAAGGCGGGAGCCACAGTTGTGGGGGCCAGACAATTTTTGATTGCTTATAATATCAATTTAAGTACTAGCGATGTCCAAATAGCTAAGAAGATTGCTAATAATATCCGGGAAGTTAAAGGTGGTTTTAAATACTGCCGTGCAATGGGGATTAGGATTGAAGACCGCAATATAGTGCAGGTAACCATCAACATGATTAACTATGAAGGTACACCGCTCCACCGTGTATTTGAAACAGTAAAAAATGAGGCCGCCCGTTATGGTGTAAACATTATTGGCAGCGAAATTGTTGGGCTGGTACCACTTCAAGCGCTGATTGATACGGCGGACTATTATTTACGTCTGGAAGGGTTCAATCGTAAGCAGGTAATGGAAGAAAATATTTAA
- a CDS encoding cyclodeaminase/cyclohydrolase family protein, translating to MLIDYSITGFLAELKSDSPAPGGGSAAALVGAIGAALGIMVGNLTISSAKYEAVHEESRKLALDLEECLAALEQDIDKDTAAFTQVMKVYKLPKSTDEEKRMRSQAIQEALKAASNLPFEVAKACLNVLELSERMLSIGNVNAASDAAVAGRMAQAAMWSAIYNVRINLGSIKDTDFVSDMKGKVEGIVARSEVLMAQLVKIADEKI from the coding sequence ATGTTAATCGACTACAGTATTACGGGATTTTTGGCTGAGCTGAAATCAGACTCTCCGGCACCGGGAGGCGGTAGCGCGGCGGCATTGGTAGGTGCCATCGGGGCAGCGCTGGGGATTATGGTAGGCAACTTGACGATTAGTAGTGCAAAATATGAAGCGGTACATGAAGAAAGTAGAAAGTTAGCTTTAGACTTGGAAGAATGTTTGGCGGCATTGGAACAGGATATTGATAAAGATACAGCGGCATTTACTCAGGTAATGAAAGTCTATAAATTACCCAAAAGCACGGATGAAGAAAAACGGATGCGTAGTCAAGCCATTCAAGAGGCCCTCAAAGCGGCATCTAATCTGCCCTTTGAGGTTGCTAAGGCTTGTCTTAACGTATTGGAATTATCGGAGAGAATGCTTTCTATTGGTAATGTCAATGCGGCCAGTGATGCAGCAGTAGCCGGAAGAATGGCACAGGCTGCCATGTGGTCGGCTATCTATAATGTACGGATCAATCTGGGTTCAATTAAAGATACTGATTTTGTTTCGGATATGAAAGGCAAGGTTGAGGGGATTGTGGCGCGTTCTGAAGTGTTGATGGCTCAGCTTGTTAAGATTGCGGATGAGAAAATCTAA
- a CDS encoding amino acid permease, translating to MTTLTTSIKPAVNPEELVPEKKGLNRGLKSRHMMMISIGGTIGTGLFLGSGQVVGEAGPIGAVLAYLFGGLVMYMALLCLGELAVAMPVSGSFQSYALKFISPGVGFTVGWLYWINWAVCIAADFTAAGIIMVLWFPNISIWIWSVFFIALIAALNLISVKAYGEMEFWFASIKVTAIIAFILAGAGLMFGVVGNEGAIGFSNFETGAGLFPNGGWALFLTMITVVYSFQGAELVGVTAGECEEPGKNVPKVIKGVVFRIVLFYVFAIIVLGATIPYKEAGVMESPFAYVFGRIGLPIAKDIVSFVVLTSALSAGNSALYVCSRLRWSMAKDGDAPKWLSHLNSRGVPINGVFLTLLLSSLSLLTSVYAADTVYLWLMSSVGLTGCLIWIVISWCQINFRKRFLKLGGDLKDLVFQTPLYPVLPIVAIILNLSIIASLAFVEDQQIVLVTGLPVVAVIYLYYIFIHSKRETKSETVAK from the coding sequence GTGACGACACTGACAACTTCGATTAAACCGGCAGTAAATCCGGAAGAATTGGTCCCGGAAAAAAAAGGTCTGAATCGTGGTTTAAAATCGCGGCATATGATGATGATTTCGATTGGTGGTACGATCGGAACCGGGCTGTTTTTAGGTTCAGGGCAAGTGGTTGGCGAAGCCGGACCGATTGGTGCTGTGCTGGCTTATCTATTTGGTGGTCTGGTGATGTATATGGCGTTATTATGTTTAGGTGAGCTGGCTGTTGCCATGCCAGTATCAGGGTCATTTCAAAGTTACGCTTTGAAATTTATTTCTCCAGGTGTCGGGTTTACAGTAGGGTGGTTGTATTGGATTAACTGGGCCGTCTGTATTGCCGCTGATTTTACCGCTGCAGGTATTATTATGGTTCTGTGGTTTCCCAATATATCTATATGGATCTGGTCGGTATTTTTTATCGCATTGATTGCTGCTTTGAATTTAATTTCAGTAAAGGCTTATGGTGAAATGGAATTTTGGTTTGCCAGCATCAAAGTTACAGCCATTATTGCCTTTATTCTTGCAGGTGCTGGATTGATGTTCGGGGTCGTCGGTAATGAAGGTGCTATCGGATTTTCCAATTTCGAAACAGGGGCAGGGCTATTTCCCAATGGCGGTTGGGCACTCTTTTTGACCATGATTACGGTAGTGTATTCCTTTCAGGGGGCAGAACTGGTGGGGGTGACCGCTGGGGAATGTGAAGAACCTGGTAAAAATGTGCCGAAAGTTATCAAAGGGGTCGTTTTCAGAATCGTCTTATTTTATGTGTTTGCCATTATTGTTTTGGGGGCAACCATTCCTTATAAAGAAGCCGGTGTAATGGAAAGTCCCTTTGCTTATGTGTTTGGTCGGATTGGTCTGCCTATTGCCAAAGATATTGTGAGTTTTGTTGTGCTGACCTCAGCATTGTCAGCTGGTAATTCGGCGCTTTATGTTTGTTCACGGCTGCGCTGGTCCATGGCTAAGGATGGAGATGCACCAAAATGGCTGAGTCATTTAAATTCACGAGGTGTTCCCATCAATGGTGTTTTTTTAACGTTGTTATTATCATCATTGTCACTGTTAACCAGTGTATATGCTGCCGATACCGTTTATCTCTGGTTGATGTCCAGTGTGGGGCTGACGGGTTGCCTGATTTGGATCGTTATCTCCTGGTGCCAAATTAATTTCCGCAAGCGATTTTTGAAACTTGGTGGCGATTTGAAGGATTTAGTCTTCCAAACCCCGTTATATCCGGTCTTGCCCATTGTGGCGATTATTTTGAATCTTTCTATTATCGCCAGTTTAGCCTTTGTGGAAGATCAACAGATTGTTCTTGTTACGGGATTACCAGTTGTCGCGGTTATTTATCTTTATTATATTTTTATTCACAGCAAACGTGAAACGAAATCAGAAACGGTTGCCAAATGA
- the hutH gene encoding histidine ammonia-lyase, whose product MILLDGYSLTLEDVIKVARNYEEVRLSKQGREQIITSRRIVDKILEEERPVYGISTGFGDFSTISISKDERAQLQRNLILSHATGVGDPLSEDVVRAAMLLRANSLAKGYSGIRLETVEMLLAMINKRICPFIPAKGSVGASGDLAPLSHMVLVMLGEGQAYVKGKLIGGAEALQACGLAPSVLSGKEGLALINGTQIMTAVGTIVWHDAVNLMKATDIAAALSVEALKGTRAAFDPRISQVRAHSGQVATTDNMLRLTANSAIIASHIHCRKVQDAYSLRCVPQVHGASKDALRRVEETLTIEINSATDNPLIMPETGEAISGGNFHGQPIALVMDYLKLAIAELGNISERRTNRLLDVHLSELPAFLTAFPGVDSGLMITQYVAAALVSENKVLVHPASADSIPTSANQEDHVSMGTIAARQAREILDNVCNIVAIEMLAAAQGVDFLAPLTPGDGTIKAHQTIRSVIPHLDEDRIPAPDIKNLHDLIASGRLVEAVEATVGLLKIY is encoded by the coding sequence ATGATATTGTTAGATGGATATTCTTTAACCTTAGAAGATGTGATAAAAGTAGCTCGTAATTATGAAGAAGTTAGGCTCAGTAAACAAGGTCGTGAGCAAATCATTACCAGTAGAAGAATTGTTGATAAAATATTGGAAGAAGAAAGACCGGTCTACGGCATTTCGACTGGTTTTGGTGACTTCAGTACGATCTCGATTTCAAAAGATGAACGGGCTCAGTTACAGCGAAATTTAATTTTAAGTCACGCTACGGGTGTGGGTGACCCCTTGTCTGAGGATGTTGTTCGGGCAGCGATGTTGCTAAGAGCGAATTCATTGGCAAAAGGTTATTCGGGCATTCGGTTGGAAACGGTGGAAATGCTGTTAGCTATGATCAATAAACGTATCTGTCCTTTCATTCCAGCGAAGGGATCTGTCGGCGCTAGTGGCGACTTGGCTCCACTTTCTCATATGGTATTGGTAATGTTGGGTGAAGGTCAGGCTTATGTAAAGGGGAAATTGATCGGAGGTGCTGAAGCATTGCAGGCGTGTGGGTTGGCACCTAGTGTATTGAGCGGCAAGGAAGGGCTGGCGTTAATCAACGGAACACAAATTATGACGGCAGTTGGTACGATTGTCTGGCACGATGCCGTTAATCTAATGAAGGCAACGGATATTGCGGCGGCATTAAGTGTAGAAGCTCTAAAAGGTACCCGAGCGGCTTTTGATCCAAGAATCAGCCAGGTTAGAGCACATAGCGGGCAGGTGGCGACTACTGATAATATGTTGCGTTTGACTGCCAATAGTGCTATCATTGCTTCCCATATTCACTGTAGAAAAGTACAGGATGCTTATTCGCTGCGTTGTGTGCCGCAAGTACATGGTGCTTCTAAAGATGCGCTTAGGCGCGTGGAAGAAACGTTGACCATTGAAATTAACTCGGCGACAGATAATCCGTTGATCATGCCGGAAACTGGCGAAGCCATTTCGGGTGGAAATTTCCATGGTCAGCCCATTGCCTTGGTTATGGATTATCTTAAGTTAGCTATTGCTGAATTAGGCAATATTTCCGAACGGCGCACCAATCGTTTATTAGATGTGCATTTAAGTGAGTTGCCTGCATTTTTAACAGCATTTCCTGGCGTTGACTCCGGTCTGATGATTACGCAATACGTTGCAGCGGCATTAGTATCGGAAAACAAGGTTTTAGTACATCCGGCTAGCGCTGATTCCATTCCAACTTCCGCTAATCAGGAAGACCATGTCAGTATGGGGACGATTGCCGCCCGTCAGGCCAGAGAAATTTTGGATAACGTCTGCAATATAGTAGCCATTGAAATGTTGGCAGCTGCACAAGGCGTCGATTTTCTAGCACCTCTTACACCCGGAGACGGTACTATTAAAGCACATCAAACCATTCGCAGCGTCATACCACATTTGGATGAAGACAGGATTCCGGCACCAGATATCAAGAATCTCCATGACCTAATTGCCAGTGGTAGATTGGTTGAAGCGGTAGAGGCTACAGTTGGTTTATTGAAGATTTATTAA
- a CDS encoding purine-cytosine permease family protein, protein MKIEERSIDWIPSEERHGKASSLFNIWFGGNMHITTLVTGALCVTFGLNLFWSVLAIILGNLIGAVFMALHSAQGPKLGIPQMIQSRAQFGIIGAIVPLIIVIFMYLGFFSSSSLLGAQTLSGVLPINLTLSILIMNIVAFLITLYGHDLIHKIQKILSLLFFIVYLIATFIACRLSLPAGAWNPAHFNLAIFVLCVALVATWQISYAPYVADYSRYLPEDTSTKSTFWYTYAGSASASIWMMTLGAILISAIPDFLAQTGPNVARLFGSLAGLLYVIIILGQLSINSFNLYGAFMSTTTTLEPFYKMRVTPKMRAFFIAFIACIGSVIDIVGQGSFVKLFVNFILFVSYFLIPWTAINLLDFYVLRFGKYSVKDMFDMNGQYGKVNWITMVSYLVTVIVEIPFVNTSFYVGPASKSLGEADIAWVLGLVIPCLLYYFPMKQQLKALHNQAGVSTYTIGE, encoded by the coding sequence TTGAAGATTGAAGAGAGAAGTATTGATTGGATTCCCAGTGAAGAAAGACATGGCAAAGCAAGTAGTTTATTTAATATTTGGTTTGGCGGGAACATGCATATTACGACGCTTGTTACAGGTGCTTTATGTGTAACTTTTGGATTGAATTTATTCTGGAGTGTTTTGGCGATTATCTTAGGTAATCTGATTGGGGCTGTATTTATGGCATTGCATTCAGCACAAGGTCCTAAGCTAGGAATACCACAAATGATTCAAAGTCGTGCCCAATTTGGAATTATTGGTGCCATTGTTCCTTTAATTATTGTCATCTTTATGTATTTGGGATTCTTTTCGAGTAGCAGTTTGCTTGGCGCGCAAACGTTAAGCGGTGTGCTTCCGATTAATTTAACTTTATCTATTTTAATCATGAATATAGTGGCCTTTTTGATAACACTTTATGGTCATGACCTGATTCATAAAATACAAAAAATTTTATCTTTGCTCTTTTTCATCGTCTACTTGATTGCGACTTTCATTGCTTGTAGGTTGTCATTACCAGCAGGGGCTTGGAATCCCGCTCATTTTAATCTTGCTATATTTGTACTTTGTGTAGCCCTTGTAGCTACTTGGCAAATTTCTTATGCGCCTTATGTTGCAGACTATTCCAGATATTTGCCTGAAGATACATCAACAAAGTCCACTTTTTGGTATACTTATGCAGGTTCTGCCAGTGCTTCGATTTGGATGATGACGTTAGGTGCTATTTTGATAAGTGCTATTCCAGATTTTCTTGCTCAAACAGGCCCGAATGTGGCGCGCTTATTTGGCAGTCTTGCCGGCTTGTTGTATGTTATTATTATTCTCGGTCAACTTTCCATTAATTCTTTTAACCTCTATGGGGCATTTATGTCTACAACCACGACATTAGAGCCATTTTATAAAATGAGGGTAACTCCCAAAATGCGAGCTTTTTTTATTGCTTTTATCGCTTGTATTGGCTCAGTCATCGATATTGTCGGGCAAGGAAGTTTTGTGAAATTATTTGTCAACTTTATATTATTTGTTAGCTATTTTCTCATTCCCTGGACGGCAATTAATCTTCTTGATTTTTATGTACTGAGATTTGGAAAATATAGCGTAAAAGATATGTTTGATATGAATGGTCAATATGGAAAAGTCAATTGGATCACCATGGTTTCTTATTTAGTGACCGTCATTGTCGAAATACCTTTTGTGAATACTTCATTTTATGTTGGACCAGCAAGTAAATCTTTAGGAGAAGCTGATATTGCTTGGGTTTTGGGGTTAGTCATTCCTTGTCTGCTTTATTATTTTCCCATGAAGCAGCAATTAAAAGCGTTACATAATCAGGCAGGTGTTTCAACTTACACCATTGGTGAGTAG
- a CDS encoding DeoR/GlpR family DNA-binding transcription regulator, giving the protein MANSLTITRRNKLAQILVSEGSVKVGKLAELFGVSTETIRKDLLYLESEGIARKSHGGAIAASEFLELERPFVTKSLENIEVKTKIAQAAINLIPENGVVILDAGSTVFSIAKLLSLKKEITVITNSIVVTQILSSTDTIVYSIGGRVRGRSMAFVGLWGIEALNSVNVDIAFIGTVGFSHCSGPCTASYDDAQIKKAMIRSAKIKVVVGDSRKFRSTGLFQFCDWKEIDYFITDSEAPKDEIEQMEKITKIIIV; this is encoded by the coding sequence GTGGCAAACTCTTTAACAATTACGAGAAGAAATAAATTAGCTCAAATCCTGGTTTCGGAGGGCAGCGTAAAGGTAGGAAAGTTGGCTGAACTATTTGGAGTGTCTACTGAAACGATTCGCAAGGATTTACTATATTTAGAAAGTGAGGGGATTGCCAGAAAGAGTCATGGTGGAGCGATTGCTGCTAGTGAATTTTTGGAATTGGAGCGTCCTTTTGTTACAAAAAGCTTAGAAAATATTGAAGTAAAAACAAAAATTGCCCAAGCTGCTATCAATTTAATTCCAGAAAACGGAGTAGTCATATTGGATGCGGGAAGTACTGTTTTTAGTATTGCAAAGCTTCTTTCCTTAAAGAAAGAAATTACAGTTATTACGAATTCTATTGTTGTAACTCAGATATTGTCTAGTACAGATACCATCGTATACTCTATTGGCGGTAGAGTTAGGGGGCGTAGTATGGCTTTTGTGGGTTTATGGGGAATAGAGGCTTTAAATTCGGTTAATGTGGATATTGCATTTATAGGTACAGTCGGATTTTCACATTGCAGTGGTCCTTGTACCGCTTCGTATGACGATGCCCAAATCAAAAAGGCTATGATTCGCAGTGCGAAAATAAAAGTAGTTGTAGGTGATAGCCGCAAGTTTAGGAGTACCGGTTTATTTCAATTTTGCGATTGGAAAGAAATTGATTATTTCATTACGGATTCCGAAGCTCCCAAGGATGAAATTGAGCAAATGGAAAAAATTACAAAAATTATTATCGTATAG
- a CDS encoding phosphatase — protein MELLLALDFITISGAKKVLKEVDNTDVIVHAYNTILEMAKEASKRGLKLLGITEHVSGIPGICSHVFFGNSRLVPRKMYGVELMLGAEINIIDYNGKLSLEDRLIDKLDVRIAGLHKHCYTPGTVGQNITAIIGAIKNPKIDIISLPDDNSFSLDYEAIIQAAKKYNTLLEFNNNSLNPMNGRKNVRENNIHILQLCKKYGVPIILGSDAHVDINIIRCDFVCEVLCKINFPKELIINNSVMDFKNKMNLNRV, from the coding sequence TTGGAATTATTATTAGCATTGGACTTTATAACGATTTCCGGAGCGAAGAAAGTACTCAAAGAAGTGGATAATACTGATGTAATTGTTCATGCTTATAATACCATTCTAGAAATGGCTAAAGAAGCTTCCAAAAGGGGATTAAAACTATTAGGCATTACGGAACATGTTTCAGGTATTCCCGGAATATGTTCGCATGTTTTTTTTGGAAATTCCAGATTAGTTCCGAGAAAAATGTATGGAGTAGAATTGATGTTAGGTGCAGAGATTAATATTATTGATTATAATGGAAAACTTAGTTTAGAAGATAGATTAATAGATAAATTAGATGTTAGAATTGCAGGACTCCATAAGCATTGTTATACGCCTGGAACTGTAGGGCAGAATATAACTGCTATTATAGGCGCTATCAAAAATCCTAAAATTGATATAATTAGTCTCCCAGATGATAATTCATTTTCGTTGGATTATGAAGCAATTATACAAGCTGCGAAAAAATACAATACATTGTTAGAGTTCAATAATAATTCTTTAAATCCAATGAATGGCCGCAAAAATGTACGTGAAAATAATATTCATATATTGCAATTATGCAAAAAATATGGTGTACCCATTATCCTTGGAAGTGATGCACACGTGGATATAAATATTATAAGATGTGATTTCGTTTGTGAAGTATTATGTAAAATTAATTTCCCGAAAGAACTTATTATTAATAATTCCGTAATGGATTTTAAGAATAAAATGAACCTAAATAGAGTTTAA
- a CDS encoding MFS transporter, whose protein sequence is MFNSAKAIPKQVWLIALGHGVTDLAPGALYVALPFFKAQLGLTYAEVSMIVLVQNMTASLSQPIFGYFSDRTPRPWIMPIGCLVCGVAMLASLLVPSYYGVLLFMGLSGFGNAAFHPEAAKVVNQLSGKSLGKGASLFSVWGNFGVGLGTLFMAFLLAANGNISLYFFILPFLLCTVALCYVAATLPSAQFSGVSGLRQLKASVNGALLCLLGMIAARATISSGISAFVPLYYVSYLHGSSLYASSLLTVYMIAGAFGTMIGGLMSDRYGSKTVMLYSILPLALLMYGFRFMGGIWPFVILALMSILLTATATSSLVLIQKMMPGNVGMASGLNLGFSVGLGTLGVLALGKVADLWSMPVIFDILAFLPIIAFALTCFIREPGWQERSGIMNLRN, encoded by the coding sequence ATGTTTAATAGCGCAAAGGCCATTCCTAAACAGGTATGGCTGATTGCTTTGGGACATGGTGTTACGGATTTAGCACCGGGGGCGCTTTATGTGGCGCTGCCATTTTTTAAGGCGCAATTGGGCTTAACCTATGCCGAGGTGAGTATGATTGTGTTGGTGCAAAATATGACGGCTTCTTTGAGTCAACCGATTTTCGGTTATTTTAGCGATCGGACGCCGCGCCCATGGATTATGCCGATTGGCTGTCTGGTATGTGGAGTGGCTATGTTGGCATCACTACTTGTGCCAAGTTACTATGGGGTGCTCCTGTTTATGGGGCTGAGTGGTTTCGGTAATGCGGCCTTTCATCCCGAAGCGGCAAAGGTGGTTAATCAGTTGAGTGGAAAATCCTTGGGCAAGGGAGCTAGTTTGTTTAGTGTATGGGGGAATTTTGGCGTGGGGCTGGGAACTTTATTTATGGCTTTTTTGCTTGCTGCCAATGGCAATATTTCGCTGTATTTTTTTATTTTGCCATTTTTATTATGTACAGTGGCTCTTTGTTACGTTGCCGCTACATTGCCATCAGCACAGTTTAGCGGAGTCAGTGGACTGCGCCAGCTTAAAGCTTCTGTGAATGGGGCGCTGTTGTGTCTTTTGGGGATGATCGCCGCCAGAGCTACTATTTCGTCAGGTATTAGTGCCTTTGTACCGTTATATTATGTATCCTATTTGCATGGTAGTTCGCTTTACGCCAGCTCATTGTTGACGGTGTATATGATTGCTGGTGCCTTTGGGACGATGATTGGCGGGTTGATGAGCGATCGGTATGGCAGTAAAACAGTCATGCTTTATTCCATTTTGCCTTTAGCACTTTTGATGTATGGGTTCCGGTTTATGGGCGGGATTTGGCCCTTTGTGATTTTGGCGCTCATGAGTATCTTGCTTACGGCAACAGCAACTAGCAGTTTGGTGTTGATACAGAAAATGATGCCAGGTAATGTGGGCATGGCATCAGGCTTGAATCTTGGTTTCAGTGTCGGGCTGGGCACTCTTGGGGTACTGGCGTTAGGCAAGGTGGCTGACTTATGGAGCATGCCGGTTATTTTTGATATTTTGGCTTTTTTACCGATTATTGCTTTTGCGCTGACTTGCTTTATTCGTGAGCCGGGGTGGCAAGAGCGGTCAGGCATAATGAATTTAAGAAACTAG